A portion of the Rhinolophus sinicus isolate RSC01 linkage group LG03, ASM3656204v1, whole genome shotgun sequence genome contains these proteins:
- the LOC141570754 gene encoding small ribosomal subunit protein eS27-like: MDVKCPGGYKITIIPSHAPTVVLLDGCSTVLCQPTGGNARLTERCSFRRKQS, encoded by the coding sequence ATGGATGTGAAATGCCCAGGAGGCTATAAAATCACCATCATCCCTAGCCATGCACCAACCGTAGTTTTGCTTGATGGCTGCTCCACTGTTCTTTGTCAGCCTACAGGAGGAAATGCAAGGCTCACAGAACGATGCTCCTTCAGAAGGAAGCAGTCCTAA